The nucleotide sequence TGAAGTCAATGCTCTTGAGACGCTCTTCAGTGATCGTCACGCCCGATGCCACGGCGTCGAACTGGCCCTGGGCCAGGGCAACAAAGATGCCGTCCCACGCTGTGGTGGTGAAAGCCGCCTTGCAGTTCGCGCGGCGGCAGATCTCGGCCAGCAGGTCGGGGTCGAAGCCGACGATCTGCTTGTTCTCGTCCACGTACTCAAAGGGCGGATAGGTGGTGTCACTGCCGACCTTGACCTCCCGTCCGCCCAGGTCCATGACGGCTGCGGGCGGCTGCGGCGTCGCGGGCGGCTGGGCCGCCTGGCGGCCGCGCATGACGTAGAGAAGCGCTGCGATCACGATCAAGATAACAACAATGTAGCCAACCGAACGTCCTCTCATTTGCTTCCCTCCTGTCAGGACTGGCGTCGTCGCTCCCACACTTCGGGGTTCACGCTGGCCTCCTCGGGCAGGCGGCGGGCAACGTAGACTCGGGGCAGCGGCACGCCTAACCGTTCGCGGCCACCGGCACGCCTCCTGCTCACCCGCGGGGATCACCCACCTGGCCCGCCACCCGCTGTGAGGAGTCAGCCCATCCTGCGGCGAACAATCCGGCATGGCTAGATGGAGAACGCACCTGATCTGGATGCTCGCTGGGGCGGTGCTGCTGGAGATCCCCACGCCCCCTCCAGGGCTGGACAGGGCGCTGGCAGACGATTACCGCCGGGCACTGGTGACCCAGGGCTTCCAGGTGATCTCCCTGGTGATAACCGACCGCCGGGCTGCCGGAGGGGTCCGTCGCGCGGAGATAGCGTATCGCACGCGGACGGCCGGCACGCTCTCCGCCCTGAAGCCGGAGGTGGTGCGCGTGATTGCCCCTTCCGCCAATCCCAAACTTGCGCTCGACCTTGTCGTCGTCAGGGCTGCTCGGCGCGATGGCTCGGTAGCGGCCGCGATCACAATCCAGGTGGCCGTGATAGACCGCTGGCTGAAGGCCCAGATCAGCGACGACGAGTTCTTCGGGCGGTGGATCGTGCGCCGGAGTTGACGCTAGGCCTGGCGTTCGAGGACCGCGATCGCCTCCACGTGATGCGTTTGCGGAAACAGATCGAACGGTTGCACGTCCACCAAACTGTAGCCGAATGGCAGGACCTCCTTGAGGTCCGGCGCGAGGGTTGTGGGGTTGCACGACACATAGATAATTCTGCGGGCGCCACTCCGGCCTATCTTGCGCATGACCTTTCCGCCGGCGCCGGCACGGGGTGGGTCCAGCACGAGCACATCCGGCGTGCCGTGTGCCGCGACCACCGCGGGCAGCATCAATCTGGCATCACCGGCAGTGAACTCCACACCATCCAGACCGTTGAGCGCGGCGTTCGCGCTGGCCGCGTCAACCGAGGCAGGCACCAGTTCGATGCCGACCACACGGCCACCGGCGCGGGACAGCGGCAGCGCGAAGGTCCCGACCCCGCAGTAGAGGTCCACCACGCGCGCCGAGGCGAGCGGTTGCGCGCGCGCAACCACGTACTCGACCATGCGGGCGGCCTGTGCGGTGCTAGTCTGGAAGAAAGTGTCGAGCCCTATCCGGAAGCGCAGTCCCGCCACCCGTTCTTCAAGGGTGCAACTGCCGTGCAGGGTCTCGACCAATGAGGGTGGAGCCCCCTCGGACGCTGCCGTCACGATTCCACGCACGATGCCCGTAGCCCCGGGGACTACCCCCACCACCTCCTCGACAAACGCGGAGGAGAAGGCGAACGGCCCCGGAGAGGTCACGAGCCCAACCAGACGGTCGCCGGTTCCCCGGGCCTCCCGGATCACAAGCGAGCGCAGGAACCCGGCATGGGTCTTGGGGTCGTACGCCGTCAGGCCGTGGCGGCGGGCAAACGCGCGCACCGCCCCCACCAGTGCGACCGATTCAGGGGATTGCAGAAGGCAGGCCTCTATGGGAACGATCCGGTTCCACTCGCCACGACTGTGAAGCCCCAGCACCCCGTCCGGATGGAACGAGAACTCCATCTTGTTGCGGTAGTACCAGGGATCCGGCGCAGGAACAATCGGGTGGACCACCGCCTCGGCGATGCCGCCCAGGTGGGCGAGACTCTCGCGGACGATCGCCCCTTTTGCATCGGCCTGCGCCGCGTAGGCCACGTGCTGCCACACGCACCCTCCACAGGGACCAAAGTGGGGACAGCGTGGCTCGACGCGATCCGCAGAGGCAACCTCGACCGCCACCACCTCGGCCTCCGCGTACCTTCTCCGCGCCCGGACGATGCGCGCGCGCACAACATCACCGGGCGCAGCCCCGGCCACAAACACGACAAACCCGTCAAGGCGGCCGACCCCCCTTCCGCCATATGCGAGACGGTCCACCGTCACCCTGACTTCATCTCCGTGCTTCAGCATCCTGACCTCCGGCCGCAATCGTACCACTCCCGTGACGCCGTGCCCATCTGCGGGAGAGTCCAATGCAGGCACACCCAGTCCTGCCGGCGAAGTGGACCCGCGTGGACCTCTACCGCTGCGTGGTCACGAAGCGCGACCTGCGGACGTTCACCGGCCAGACCATCGAGCCGGGACCGCTGCGGCGGGTGCTCAACGCTGGTCGTCACAGCGGCAGCGCGCGCAACCGGCAGCCCTGGCAGTTTGTAGCGGTCACCGACCGCGATGTGCTGCGGCGCCTTGCGCGGTGCGGCCGCTTCGCAGGACACCTGGCGACCGCTGCGGCCGCGGTGGTCATTCTCGTCGAGGAGCGGGGGCATCTCTTCGACGCCGGACGCTGCGCCCAGTCCATGATGCTGGCTGCCTGGGGTATGGGAATAGCCTCGTGTCCGGTCACCCTGCACCACGACGCGCAGACCCGGGCAGCGCTGGGCTTGCCCAAAGGTCCGGTGGTGGCCACTGCTATCGCACTGGGCTATCCTGATCCGCGCGGACGGGGACGCCTGGAGCGCCTCGCGTTGCGCGCGATCGCCGGAAGGGGTCGCAAGCCACTCGTGGACCTCGTGCATTGGAACCAGTATGGCCGGCGTCTGCTATAATGCTGCCGGCATGAGATGCAGCCCCCTACGCACGGTTCTCGCCGCGTTCGCGTTCCTGTTGCTGGCAGTTCCGGCTCTTGCGCAGGGCCTCTCGATTGACGCCCTTGTGTCGCGAATCCTTGCCGACCCCAACCCTCAGCCGTACACGATGGCCGCGGACTTCACCGCCCGCATGGTCTTCAACATGACAACGGGACGGATTAGCGTCTACGCCGCCGGCACCCTTCTTGAATCCCGTGCCGCGCTCGGCGAGCCGCGCCGGCGCAAGGCAACGCTAACCAGGCTCGATATCCCGTTGCTGCTGAGGCCGTTCTCGAGCTCAATCCGGCGCACGGTCACCGATCTGGTCGAGGCCGAACCAAGGCCCGGCGAGTTCCTGCCGACCCAGGACGTGTTCATCGTTGAGGAGCGTGCCGGCGGTCGAACCCTGGTGGGAGGCGTCCGTCAGGACATCGTCACCGACACGATGACCCGATACGGCCAAACCGCGAACCTGAGGGATCCCGCGTCGAGAAGGGCGATCGCCCGGTGGCTGTGGTCGCCGACACAGCGTGCCTCGATCGTTCGCGGGGGACCTGGTCCGTACATGCTCTCTGCCCTCGTGGATGAGGCCGGCCTTCTTTACCAGCTCTCGTTGTTCTACGACTGGGGCGAGCTGTCGAACAGGTTCGCGTTCGCAAGCGTAGGCGGCAGGCCGTTCTGGCGCGAGGTCATCACGGACACGTCGTCGGAGTTCATGGGGTTAGGCCGCGTGGACGCCACGATCGCTCTGCAGATATCAAACCACTGCCTGAACTGCCCGCCGCGGTAGGCGCCTTCGTGCGGATCGAGTTCTTCTACTGGGAGGACTGCCCCTCGCACCCAGAGGCCCTGGACCGGCTCCTGCAGGTCATGCGCGAAGAAGGCCTAGCCGACCCGGTGGAGGTGGTCCTCATCGCCACTGCGGAAGACGCGGTCCACCACCGCTTTCCCGGATCGCCCACGGTGCGCATCAACGGCGAGGACCTGCAGCCCGAAGGTGCCCAGGGACAGGCAATGCTGACCTGCCGCACCTACCACACGGAGACCGGCCGGCTCTCGCCGCTGCCGACGGCCGCAATGATCCGGAGGGCGCTTCAGGCAGCCCGCCGGGAAGACGGAGGAGGATGACCATGCCCCTGGCAATAGGTGATCGGATCGTACCCTTCTCGCTCCCCGCGACCGATGGCTCCACGGTCTCGGCAGATCAGTTCGCGGACCGGGCGGTGCTGGGCGTGATCTTCTGGTGCAACCACTGTCCCTATGTCAAGGCCTGGGAAGACCGGCTGATTGCCATTCAGCGCGAGTATGCCGAAAAGGGTGTCCAGATGGTCATGATCAGCAGCAACGACCCGGTGGCCTACCCCGACGACTCATTCGATGCGATGCGATCGCACGCTCGAGAGAAGGCGTATCCGTTCCCATACCTGTTCGATGAGTCGCAGCAGGTCGCCCGAAGTTACGGCGCGACGCGCACGCCAGAGGTCTTCCTGTTCGACCGCGAGCGTGTATTGCGCTACCACGGCGCGCCCGATGACAACTTCGAGCGTCCTGAAGAGGTGACCAGCCGCTACCTCCGGGATGCGCTGGATGCGCTCCTGGCTGGCGGGACCCCGGCGGAGGCGACGACTCCACCCAAGGGCTGCACCATCAAGTGGCGGCCATAGAGGTACTGGCCGGTCCGCCGTGCTAGGGGCGCAACACCGCGGCGGCGCGTAGTTCCCGCCGCTTCAGGCGCAGTAGCACCTCGTTGGCGGCCTCGAGGGGTTGTGACTCCGCCTCGACCCGCACGGGGATCTCCGCGGCAAGCCGCAGGAAGGCATGCGCGTCCGCACGGGTCAGATGGCTGACCGTGCGCAGGACTCGCTCCCCGTAGAGCGTTGCATAGGGCATCGCAGGGATGCCATCCAGCGTCACGGCATTGACCGCCACCGTGCCGCCGGGGCGCACGGCCCGCAGGGCGGCTACAACCGCCTCGCCTGAGGGCGCGAAGACGACCGCCCGATCGCACGGCACCGGAGGCGTGGTGCCGGGCTCGACCGCCCAGCGCGCACCCAGCTCCTCTGCCAGCGCCCGGTGTTCCGCCCCGCGCGTCACGACCCCGACCGTGCATCCCCAGTGCCGGGCGACCTGGATCGCCAGGTGCGCCGATGCACCGAACCCGAAGAGGGCCAGATGCTCCCCGGGTCGCAGCCCCGCGACGTGCAGCGCCCGGTAGCCGATCACGCCGGCGCACAGGAGCGGTGCCGCGGCGGTATCGTCGAACACCGGCGGAACCGGAACCACGAACGCTGCGCGGGCCACCGTGTAGTCGGTGAAGCCGCCGTCAACGTCGTAGCCGGTAAACCGCGCCCGCGGGCAGAGGTTCTCCTCACCCCTGTCGCAGAAGGCACACGTGCCACAGGCAAAGGCCAGCCAGGTCACGCCCACGCGCGTGCCCTCCAGATCAGGCGTGACACCCGGACCGAGGCGGTGAATGGTGCCAACGATCTGGTGGCCCAGAACCACCGGTGACCGGCGGGGGGGCAGGTCGCCCTCAACGATGTGCAGGTCGGTGTGGCAGACCCCACACGCGCGCACTCGGATAGCCACCTCACCCGGGCCGGGGGTCAGTTCCTCCCTCTCGGCGAGCACCAGCGGCGCGGTCTCGATGGGTGCTGGAGCAAACAGCGAGACGGTGCGCACGACCGACGCCTAGCGAAGCCCAGACTGCGCGATCGTGCCGCCGGCAAACCCCTTGAGACGCGAGGCGGCCAGACCCGCGTGAGCCTCGAGCCGCGCGGGATCGTAGCTGGCCGGCGCGTAGATGATCATGAGGCACCGCCTAGTCTCAGGTCGGATCATGGTCCGTTGCGAGTCGCTGGTCGGGCTGCCGCACGGACCGTCGTCGTCCGCAACGGTGAGGCGGCCCTCGACGCTGTAAGGCCCCTTGCCGATCGCCTCGTATCCCTCGCCCGGTCCTCCGCGGCGTATGACGAGGGATCCGCGGACGCGATCGAGATCGTGCAGCCCTATGGGCAGCAGGAACTCGAGAGAGCAGAGGTTGTTTATGTCCACGAGCGTGTTGATCCTGGGCAGCCCATCGCCCCGCAGCACGCGCCGCAGCAGCGCCTCCGAGGACGGTCGCAGCTTCGTCGGATCCACTCCTATCCGGCGGTAGAGCTCCCTGGCCGGCTGGAGCCCCTCGATCTGCGCGGGCTCGCGCCCGGCGTACGAGGCCCGAAGACGCGCGCCGGTCGCCTCGATCTCCTCCCAGAGCGCCGGATCATTGTCCGCCACCGTCACCCCGGCTGCCTCGACCACGGCGACCCGCACGTGCGCCGCGACTGAGGGCTCCACCCGCACCTCGGTCATATCCATCCCCTCCTGCTTCGCTGGTCAAACCTCCAGAGCCCTGCGCCACGCGCCGCGGCAACCGCGTCACGGTACTCATCACGGGTTATCCTGCGGTTCAGTTCAGGAAAGCGCCCCGCTCCCACCTTGCCCGCAGGCGCGTACTGGTCCATCAGGTTGACGTAGGTGTCCGGGGACACGGACGCGGCCAGCCAGCGCATGACCTCAGCCGTCCCTGCCAGGCCCTCGGGCATCACAAGGTGACGGACGAGCAATCCCCGCAGCGCCAGCCCGCGCTCATCGAAGACCAGGTCGCCGCTCTGGCGGTGCATCTCGGCGATGGACGCCCGCGCCGCTTCCGGGTAGTCCGGAGCCAGCAGGTAGCGGCGGGCGACCTCGCGGTCCCAGCACTTGAAATCGGGCATGTACATGTCCACGATGCCGTCGAGCAGGCGCAGGCAGTCCATCGCGTCGTACGCGCTGGTGTTGTACACGATGGGCAGGTTCAATCCTGCCTCAACAGCCACGGGCAGCGCCTCCAGGAT is from Armatimonadota bacterium and encodes:
- the rlmD gene encoding 23S rRNA (uracil(1939)-C(5))-methyltransferase RlmD — translated: MLKHGDEVRVTVDRLAYGGRGVGRLDGFVVFVAGAAPGDVVRARIVRARRRYAEAEVVAVEVASADRVEPRCPHFGPCGGCVWQHVAYAAQADAKGAIVRESLAHLGGIAEAVVHPIVPAPDPWYYRNKMEFSFHPDGVLGLHSRGEWNRIVPIEACLLQSPESVALVGAVRAFARRHGLTAYDPKTHAGFLRSLVIREARGTGDRLVGLVTSPGPFAFSSAFVEEVVGVVPGATGIVRGIVTAASEGAPPSLVETLHGSCTLEERVAGLRFRIGLDTFFQTSTAQAARMVEYVVARAQPLASARVVDLYCGVGTFALPLSRAGGRVVGIELVPASVDAASANAALNGLDGVEFTAGDARLMLPAVVAAHGTPDVLVLDPPRAGAGGKVMRKIGRSGARRIIYVSCNPTTLAPDLKEVLPFGYSLVDVQPFDLFPQTHHVEAIAVLERQA
- a CDS encoding nitroreductase produces the protein MQAHPVLPAKWTRVDLYRCVVTKRDLRTFTGQTIEPGPLRRVLNAGRHSGSARNRQPWQFVAVTDRDVLRRLARCGRFAGHLATAAAAVVILVEERGHLFDAGRCAQSMMLAAWGMGIASCPVTLHHDAQTRAALGLPKGPVVATAIALGYPDPRGRGRLERLALRAIAGRGRKPLVDLVHWNQYGRRLL
- a CDS encoding thioredoxin family protein, coding for MTMPLAIGDRIVPFSLPATDGSTVSADQFADRAVLGVIFWCNHCPYVKAWEDRLIAIQREYAEKGVQMVMISSNDPVAYPDDSFDAMRSHAREKAYPFPYLFDESQQVARSYGATRTPEVFLFDRERVLRYHGAPDDNFERPEEVTSRYLRDALDALLAGGTPAEATTPPKGCTIKWRP
- a CDS encoding zinc-dependent alcohol dehydrogenase family protein, with protein sequence MRTVSLFAPAPIETAPLVLAEREELTPGPGEVAIRVRACGVCHTDLHIVEGDLPPRRSPVVLGHQIVGTIHRLGPGVTPDLEGTRVGVTWLAFACGTCAFCDRGEENLCPRARFTGYDVDGGFTDYTVARAAFVVPVPPVFDDTAAAPLLCAGVIGYRALHVAGLRPGEHLALFGFGASAHLAIQVARHWGCTVGVVTRGAEHRALAEELGARWAVEPGTTPPVPCDRAVVFAPSGEAVVAALRAVRPGGTVAVNAVTLDGIPAMPYATLYGERVLRTVSHLTRADAHAFLRLAAEIPVRVEAESQPLEAANEVLLRLKRRELRAAAVLRP
- a CDS encoding radical SAM protein, whose translation is MRLATTPDRFQASSLGFLPAYRRLSAGELRRRAEEALDLLRECRACPRECGVDRLEDRWAVCKTGRFAIVNSFSPHLGEEDCLRGWRGSGTIFFSMCNLKCVFCQNYAISHLGEGQPVPPHALAAMMLHLQDAGCHNINLVTPEHVAPQILEALPVAVEAGLNLPIVYNTSAYDAMDCLRLLDGIVDMYMPDFKCWDREVARRYLLAPDYPEAARASIAEMHRQSGDLVFDERGLALRGLLVRHLVMPEGLAGTAEVMRWLAASVSPDTYVNLMDQYAPAGKVGAGRFPELNRRITRDEYRDAVAAARGAGLWRFDQRSRRGWI